A window of Brettanomyces nanus chromosome 2, complete sequence contains these coding sequences:
- the ARK1 gene encoding Serine/threonine-protein kinase ark1 translates to MPKFQSTLGKSAHSWNPMGNPVGNATGTTNVTNNEPSSGTAESVFKRLSTRHKSRTTLSFRKKWTPEDFEMGKKLGKGKFGRVYCVREKQSGYICALKVMSKEEIVSYKVEKQFVREIEIQANLRHSNCLRLYGWFYDDKNVYLILEYAAKGELYQQLKKCQRFDEARTSYYIYQVASALSYLHKKHIIHRDLKPENILMHFHNQVKLSDFGWSVYAPQDRRRTTMCGTLDYLPPEMVEAKSHNEKVDVWALGVLMYELLVGKPPFEDEHSSITYKRIAKVDLQIPHFVSTDATDLIKKLLRYDPAKRLSLQDLPNHPWITRNRSQWQKLRE, encoded by the coding sequence ATGCCAAAGTTTCAGTCGACTTTAGGAAAGTCGGCGCATTCTTGGAACCCAATGGGTAACCCAGTGGGTAACGCGACGGGTACGACTAATGTTACAAACAACGAACCTAGTAGTGGTACTGCCGAGAGCGTGTTCAAGAGGTTGAGCACGCGTCATAAGTCTAGAACAACGCTTTCTTTTCGCAAAAAATGGACTCCTGAAGACTTTGAGATGGGCAAGAAACTTGGCAAGGGCAAGTTCGGTCGCGTCTATTGTGTCAGGGAAAAACAAAGTGGATACATTTGCGctttgaaggtgatgagcaaagaagagatagtTTCATATAAGGTTGAGAAGCAGTTTGTCCGCGAAATCGAGATACAGGCCAATTTACGCCATTCCAACTGCCTTCGGTTGTATGGCTGGTTTTATGACGATAAAAACGTGTATCTGATTCTCGAGTACGCGGCAAAGGGAGAGCTATATCAACAGCTAAAGAAGTGTCAGCGATTTGACGAAGCTAGAACTTCGTACTACATATATCAAGTGGCAAGTGCACTTAGCTATCTTCACAAGAAACATATTATTCATAGGGACTTGAAACCGGAGAACATATTGATGCATTTTCACAACCAAGTGAAATTATCAGACTTTGGATGGTCTGTATATGCTCCCCAGGACAGACGCAGGACGACCATGTGCGGTACGTTGGACTATCTACCTCCAGAGATGGTGGAAGCCAAGAGTCACAACGAAAAAGTGGATGTTTGGGCACTTGGCGTGTTAATGTACGAGCTTTTGGTGGGGAAACCACCTTTTGAAGACGAGCATTCCAGTATTACCTACAAAAGAATCGCTAAAGTTGATCTCCAAATCCCTCATTTCGTCTCTACTGATGCAACAGATTTGATCAAAAAACTTTTGAGGTATGATCCTGCTAAGAGACTCAGCCTTCAGGATCTTCCTAACCATCCTTGGATAACCAGGAACAGATCCCAATGGCAAAAGTTAAGAGAATAA
- a CDS encoding uncharacterized protein (BUSCO:EOG09342HDK), with translation MPPYKFGSYPSLKLPDEKSREGIARLVSKVDDFRELKILPEIRSALLQEIKAHTVLRSQNYINSDKKKKTEGELNGLIIRPTPIQTAAIKMINAKRSAGEFLKVFTLAAETGSGKTWAYLAPLFQYLRLEDVKRGEEYVIVDRKEVGAEAEVDAEAEVNEADEVNEADVNEADVKAEAELNEADEVNAEAELNEADEVNAEAELNEADEVNAEAELNEADVKAGAEVNEADVNADSEAVEFAKKHKPTSHRRHRTGIRSIVLVPTHELVDQVYSTVEHTEATLGTKLFKWDTDSNFKVFIQAFRQGIDVLVTTPPKLLSLTRYDSVRNPRALLGSVKFCVVDEADTLMDESFVQDTYNVTKNMCNLNTLVFASATIPSQFNSTIHKLFPDAISVSTPSLHKLPKSIEFRVINASVSPYKGSKMKALAQTLYAIHCDGSERGFEKRVIVFVNNKDDCEKVACRLHEKYGHDVVYISGDDTTDDRKAKVQTFIDPPKDLTDPERSVLKVLICTDLLSRGLNFTGIRNVVLLDVPHNSSDLVHRAGRTGRMNQSGRVFLIINDQDKSHVKGLPKVLRNNRRLG, from the coding sequence ATGCCTCCTTATAAATTTGGCAGTTATCCAAGTTTGAAGCTTCCAGATGAGAAAAGCCGCGAAGGAATTGCCCGATTGGTGTCAAAGGTGGATGATTTCCGAGAGCTTAAGATCTTGCCAGAGATAAGATCTgcacttcttcaagagatcAAAGCACATACTGTTCTCCGAAGTCAGAACTATATCAACTCggacaagaagaaaaagactGAAGGTGAGTTGAATGGGTTGATTATTCGTCCCACACCGATACAGACTGCAGCTATTAAGATGATCAATGCTAAGAGATCGGCCGGAGAGTTCTTGAAGGTCTTTACATTAGCGGCCGAGACTGGGTCAGGTAAGACCTGGGCATATTTGGCACCGTTGTTTCAGTATTTAAGATTGGAAGATGTTAAGAGGGGTGAAGAGTATGTGATTGTTGATCGCAAGGAGGTGGGTGCTGAGGCAGAGGTCGATGCTGAGGCGGAGGTCAATGAAGCTGATGAGGTCAATGAGGCTGATGTCAATGAAGCTGACGTCAAGGCTGAGGCAGAGCTCAATGAAGCTGATGAGGTTAATGCTGAGGCAGAGCTCAATGAAGCTGATGAGGTTAATGCTGAGGCAGAGCTCAATGAAGCTGATGAGGTTAATGCTGAGGCAGAGCTCAATGAAGCTGACGTCAAGGCTGGGGCAGAGGTCAATGAAGCCGATGTCAATGCTGACTCAGAGGCCGTAGAGTTCGCTAAAAAACACAAACCTACATCACATAGACGCCATCGAACAGGAATCAGAAGTATCGTTCTTGTACCTACTCATGAATTGGTGGATCAAGTATATTCAACGGTGGAACATACAGAAGCGACGCTTGGAACCAAGCTCTTCAAATGGGATACAGACTCTAATTTTAAGGTTTTTATCCAGGCTTTTAGACAGGGTATCGATGTTCTGGTGACGACCCCACCtaagcttctttctctaacTAGGTATGACTCAGTTAGAAATCCTCGAGCTCTATTAGGCTCAGTGAAGTTCTGTGTAGTCGATGAAGCAGATACTTTGATGGATGAATCGTTTGTTCAAGACACCTATAATGTGACCAAGAACATGTGTAACTTGAACACCTTAGTGTTTGCCTCTGCAACTATTCCCTCTCAGTTCAATAGTACCATCCATAAACTTTTCCCCGATGCAATTTCTGTGTCTACACCGTCTTTGCATAAGCTGCCAAAATCTATCGAATTTAGGGTGATTAATGCAAGCGTCTCGCCTTATAAAGGCTCTAAAATGAAGGCTTTGGCTCAGACTTTGTATGCAATTCATTGTGATGGAAGTGAGAGAGGTTTCGAAAAAAGAGTCATTGTGTTTGTGAACAATAAAGACGACTGTGAAAAGGTAGCCTGCAGACTACATGAAAAATATGGCCATGATGTCGTCTACATCAGTGGTGATGATACTACAGATGACAGAAAGGCCAAAGTGCAGACCTTTATAGACCCACCCAAAGACCTCACTGATCCTGAGAGATCGGTGCTTAAAGTGCTAATATGTACTGACCTTCTCTCGAGAGGATTGAACTTTACAGGAATTCGTAACGTGGTTTTGTTGGATGTTCCTCACAACTCTTCAGATCTTGTTCATAGAGCAGGTCGAACAGGAAGAATGAATCAGAGTGGAAGAGTGTTTCTTATTATCAACGATCAGGACAAATCCCATGTTAAAGGGTTGCCTAAAGTTCTAAGAAATAATAGGAGATTAGGATGA
- a CDS encoding uncharacterized protein (BUSCO:EOG093428MV), with translation MSSLTDLISQMQIFSASDSHSQVLQAGRKVLIQDAHNLGALKQCLVALINMDKYEAALKMMDEYKELLKTDDSSDKLLLLEKAYIYYKTNNGAKLESLIPLAKGIRGFQHILAQYYYRIGRNEDALKLYQILLQHPGAEESDLSVNETAILSQIKHEDSSVSIPLMSRNAFGSYDLISNKALIKLFEHNYSESLQLLEKALKMAEETLKNYDSDSRAAELIPIHVQIAYVNQLLGNADKAEQILAQFDVTTVKDQVLKLIITNNLISLKDSDRCNNNPALLYREMDLPSSLHNSLDRLTLPQTKILQRNELLLAQRAGKNLTDVAKRNAEKFPGSDMGLALSTMEKTGIEFEDLDFENNVKKLFRYSIKHPEDLPFALLVCQISIAYGNLQNAAILLENIVQHDEQVLFNKPAVASLLYYIYEKSDKKKSIIQLLNRLYDGLSMKKISNSEEYKLLKFSAFQLLSIDAEKSKQLFAKIEGIEKEQVQKSALVEAILGGSAEHLPSVESLVAEINTDSLIEQGMEPLMTKNVKGENTKPHSKVIKLKKTKRERNKPKKLPKNLSKKIDEERWLPMKDRSYYKSKKSKHNKTQGGIADESLDINEKVIEKPQNGKKRKIKKKKGGK, from the coding sequence ATGTCCTCCCTTACAGACTTGATATCTCAGATGCAGATATTTTCTGCATCGGATTCTCACAGCCAGGTTCTTCAAGCCGGAAGGAAGGTTCTTATTCAAGATGCTCACAATTTGGGTGCGTTGAAGCAATGCCTAGTGGCACTTATCAATATGGACAAGTACGAGGCTgctttgaaaatgatggaTGAATACAAGGAGCTTTTGAAGACTGatgattcttctgataaattgcttcttcttgaaaaagcaTACATATATTACAAGACCAACAATGGTGCCAAATTGGAGTCATTGATCCCATTGGCCAAAGGTATTAGAGGCTTCCAGCATATCCTTGCGCAATACTACTATCGTATTGGAAGGAATGAAGATGCATTAAAGTTGTACCAGATACTTTTACAACATCCAGGAGCCGAAGAAAGTGACCTGAGTGTTAATGAAACAGCCATTCTGTCTCAAATAAAGCatgaagattcttctgtCTCGATTCCTTTAATGTCCCGAAATGCCTTCGGTTCTTACGATCTAATATCAAATAAGGCTTTGATTAAATTGTTTGAGCACAACTACTCAGAGTCGCTACAATTGCTTGAAAAGGCATTGAAAATGGCCGAGGAGACTCTTAAAAACTACGATTCCGATTCCAGAGCTGCTGAATTGATTCCCATTCATGTGCAAATTGCATACGTGAACCAGTTACTAGGAAATGCGGATAAGGCAGAACAGATCTTGGCGCAATTTGATGTTACAACGGTGAAAGATCAAGTACTGAAGCTCATTATTACCAACaatttgatctctttaAAAGATTCTGATCGTTGCAACAACAATCCTGCATTGCTTTATCGTGAGATGGATTTGCCATCCTCCTTACACAACTCCTTGGATCGTCTTACCCTTCCTCAAACCAAAATTCTTCAGCGTAATGAGCTTCTTTTGGCTCAAAGAGCTGGCAAAAACCTTACTGATGTGGCCAAGAGGAACGCTGAAAAGTTCCCAGGATCCGATATGGGCCTCGCTTTGTCCACTATGGAAAAAACAGGtattgaatttgaagatctaGACTTTGAGAATAATGTTAAAAAGCTCTTTCGATACTCTATAAAACATCCTGAAGATCTACCATTTGCTCTGTTGGTCTGCCAAATTAGTATCGCTTATGGTAACTTACAAAATGCTGCTATTCTTCTAGAAAATATTGTGCAACATGATGAGCAGGTTCTCTTTAACAAACCAGCTGTGGCTTCTCTGCTTTACTATATATACGAAAAGTCggacaagaagaagtccaTCATTCAGCTCTTGAATAGACTGTATGATGGCTTGTCAATGAAAAAGATCTCCAACTCTGAAGAATACAAGCTACTCAAATTCTCGGCCTTCCAGCTTTTATCGATCGATGCTGAGAAAAGCAAACAACTATTTGCAAAGATTGAAGGAATAGAGAAGGAACAAGTTCAAAAGAGTGCacttgttgaagcaattCTTGGAGGATCTGCCGAACATCTACCTAGTGTTGAGTCCCTAGTGGCTGAAATTAACACAGATTCTTTAATCGAGCAAGGAATGGAACCTTTGATGACTAAGAACGTCAAAGGAGAGAATACAAAACCACATAGTAAGGTCATCAAACTGAAGAAAacgaaaagagaaagaaataaacCGAAAAAACTACCAAAGAACCTTAGTAAGAAGATTGACGAGGAAAGATGGCTTCCGATGAAAGATAGATCTTATTACAAATCGAAGAAGAGTAAGCATAATAAGACTCAAGGTGGAATAGCGGACGAGTCCTTGGACATTAACGAAAAGGTGATTGAAAAGCCTCAAAacggaaagaagagaaagatcaagaagaagaaaggaggaAAATAA
- the NIP7 gene encoding ribosome biosynthesis protein nip7 (BUSCO:EOG09343Y66): MRQLTEEETKVVFEKLATYIGRNITFMVNNPDEPHVFRLQKDRVYYVREDIAKLATAIARKNLISIGVCLGKFTKHGKFRLHITSLPYLAKYAKYKVWIKTNGEMPFLYGNHVLKAHVGKMSEDIPEHSGVVVFSMKDVPLGFGVSSKSTIEAKNLQPTGIVALRQADIGEYLREEDTLFT; this comes from the coding sequence ATGAGACAACTTacggaagaagaaacaaaggTGGTTTTTGAAAAGCTGGCCACCTATATTGGACGAAATATAACTTTCATGGTGAATAATCCCGATGAACCTCACGTGTTCAGGCTTCAGAAAGATAGAGTGTACTATGTTAGAGAAGACATAGCGAAATTGGCCACCGCTATAGCCAGAAAGAACCTTATCTCTATTGGTGTTTGTTTGGGAAAGTTTACTAAGCATGGAAAATTCAGACTACATATAACATCGCTACCATATCTTGCCAAATATGCCAAATATAAGGTGTGGATCAAAACTAATGGAGAAATGCCTTTTCTATATGGAAATCACGTGCTTAAGGCACACGTTGGCAAAATGAGTGAGGATATACCTGAACACTCCGGTGTGGTGGTTTTCTCCATGAAAGATGTGCCTCTAGGTTTTGGTGTCTCTTCCAAGTCCACCATTGAAGCTAAAAACTTGCAACCAACCGGTATAGTGGCTTTAAGACAAGCTGATATTGGTGAATATTTGAGAGAGGAGGACACCTTATTTACTTAA